The region CGGTGCCGCTGCGCCGGCAAGACGGGTCGCGCCTGTGGTTTGAGGTCAGGCAACTGTTCCGCGTCGTCGAGACGGAAAGATTGCGCGGCCCGTACACCGTGGCAACGGCCGCCTACCTCTACCAGATCTCCTACGACGACGGACGAGAACTCCTTGCATTCCACTGGCATCCCCCATGGTCAAGGGAAGAGAACGACGCCGCACGTGCATATCGGGCCGGCGGTGGAGCAAGTAGCGGAACGTGTCCGTGAACTCCACATCCCCACGGGATACGTCTCGCTTGAAGCAGTCGTCCGGTTTCTGATCGATGGGCTCAGCGTCGCTCCCCAGCGCTTTGACTGGAGCGAGGTGCTTGCACGGAACGAGGCACGACACAACCAGTAGCGCACGTGAGAGCGCGAGTGTCCATGGGGATCACGCGCGTTCGCCAGCCAATGCCGCTGCAGCCGCGCCCCGCGAACGGCGATACGCCCACGACATCGGAGCGTGCACCACCCCACCGACCGCGTTTCCTGGCCATGCAAGCGGCTCGAGTCCGTCGCGAGCGGTTCCTGGCAGCACAACCCGGCTTGCGGGAAACATTTCCCGATTTTTGAACAGAACCATTCTGGGGTGGGGCGGCGGGTCTCAGGCTGCCCACCGCGACGATTTCATCCCCCCATCGTGCATGGGAACCGTTCCCTTTTCCAGGGCCGTCATCACGGTCAGGGTCACGGGAAGCGCGTGCCCATGATGACGGGTTGGCCCGCAGTCTTTCCCACTCGTTGAACACGCGCAGTACCCCTCACGTTGTATGGCATCATTCCCCCTTCCCCAGGACCAACAGTGGTCACCGTGGGGGGCAGCGTGCTTTTTCTTTTTTCTTCGTTGGAAAAAACATGAACGATACCGCTCGGTGGTGCCGTGCACGGCGCGCAATGAGCAGCGCTTTTTTAAAGCCGGAAAAATAGCATGCACCTGCAACTGAAAAGCCGCAGGTCCATGCACCAAGGGTGCGCATGGGCCTCAGACGCCCCCGCTCCCTGCAAGGCCGCAACGATTTCATCCCAATCCGACGGCCGCCAGACACGAACGATGATGCCAGGTACTTGTTGGAGCACGGCAAGCCAGGCCTCTTGCGCCGGCGAAAGCTTGCCACGTTCAGTCTTGAGTTCGGTCAGGATCAACGGCCGGCCTGGCTTGGCGAGCACCAAATCTGGGAAGCCCGCTGGCGAGCGCACCGAAATCCAGGTATGATAGACCTGCCAGCCGAGCAACCGACGCATGAGGGAACCTCATCAAAACCTCGACGAAACCTCGACGCTTCTGGGTGGGTGTGCCGCCGCCACAGCTCCCGCGGCGTCGTCTCCCGGGCACCCGGGTCGAGCCAGCGCCGCCGGCCGTGCCAGTCATAACAACTGATGGGCCGAACGAAGCCGAGCCGGAAGCGGAGCACCCGGCGGATGCGCAAGACGGCATCACGATCACCGACATCCGCAACGTAGATCCTGAGTTCGTAGCGCCGGCCGCCGGCGATCGGCTTCAGGCGGGCAGCTGGGCCAAGGTCACCGGCACGCACGGCCGCGCTCACCTTGTCCCAGACACGGCCGGCATACGATGGCCGCAGGATCGAACGCCAGAAGCCGGCCTGCTGGGGATTGAGCCGCTCGACGCCGGGAGCGTAGCACCACTCGCTCGGTGTTCTTGTCCGGGTTGTCATCATCCGTCAGCCTCCTTTCTGTTCGCTCAACCATCCGCGTCGGCGCGCCTCGTCCGGTGAGGCGATGACGCTTTCAGGCGTCATCGTGCCCGATGGCCAAACCACCAGCTGACCCTGTCTGGCCAGCCACTCCAGTACAGGCTGCAGCGTCGCAAACGGCACCCCAACGACTTCAGCCAGGCGATACGCATAAACACCGCCTAGCCGGCGGAGTCGTATGCATACCTGCTCAGCAATGGCGGCATCGAACATCATTGTGTGCATTTGGGGAGCAACACCGCAACGGTCGGCGATTTCCGCGTCAGCATCGCCAAAACACCGTTGCTCCCCGGGGCGCAACGGTGGCGCAACGCTCGCAACGCTTCCCTCGTCCGGGGGCGATGGGCGTTGCGGGTGTTGCGGGGGTGTTGCTCCCCCGGGCGCAACGGTGTTTTCCGCGTCGTGATCGCAATCTCCGGCGAGCGTTGCGCCGTTGCGCTCAGAAGTGAGCAGCAACGTTTCTGGCTCGGGCAACGCCGTCACCGGCGGGGGGCAATGGCTCCCCCGGCCGCAGTTTGGCTGGCCGGCCTCGCCCCGTTTCCAGGTTGACGAGGTGGCCAAGTTCGACCGCGCGCCGGACATGCCGGCTGATGCGCGATTTATCGCGGCCGAGCAGGCGCGCAAGCTGCGCAAGCGACACCGTCTCTTCTGGATCCTGACACAGCTCGGCCACGGCCGTGACAACCTCGCGCACCCCGGCGTGATCCCGCCGGAAACGATGACACCATAGAGCGGCGCCACGAGCTGATAGACGGCGCGGTAGTCTTCCAGCGTGGCGATGATCCGGCCGTGGGTATCGCGCTCGCGTTGCCGCTGGTGGAGGAGCGCATGGGCGCAGATCAGGTTCAAGAGTTGGGGAAAGTCGCGCCGCATCCGCACGAGATCCGCCGACACGCGTTCGGCGAGCCGTTCGGCATAGGGGATCGTGACGCTGCGCGCTCCCTCGCGCTCAAGCCAACGTTGCAACGCATGCCACGGCGCGAGATCCGGCGGTTCGGGAGCGCTTCCGTTGGCAGCCCGGCCAATGGCGAGGAGCACGGCGCGGGTGGCCGCGGGATCTTCCGGCACGCTCACGGCGAGCAACCGCGTGGCCAGCTCATCTTCGACGCCTTTCGTTGTCGTCGTGACGAGTCCCGTCGGCCCCGCAAGCTCGATCGTGCGGCTCACGAGCCCGGCCGCTGTCGTCTTTCTCGACAGTCGGATAGCGCACGCGGCCTTCCCAGGTCACCGAGCGCATGATCGCCGCGCAATGCCGTCGCGGTGCAGGCCAGCCGCCTCGGTGACGAGCAGCATCCGGTGGCTGAGATTGCCACCCAGGTAGAGCAGGCCCCGCTCGGACATGCCGGTGAGGGCAACGATCGCGTCGGCCGGGAAGAGCTGGGCAACCGTCGAGATGAGCAGCGTCTTGCCCGCACCACTGGGGCCCTCGACAAGCAGGTTCACCGGCCGCTCAAGCAGGCGGCTCGTCAGCACGAGGTACACCAGCGCCGGTAGGTGCTCGCCGCCGGGTGGTGGCATCCAGCCGAGCGCGGCGACGGTCTCCGTGACCCGGGTGAGCAGCCGGGGATCATCCAAAAGCGCCAGGGCCGCGGCGAGCGCTTCGCCGTCAAGTGTCTCATCTGCCTCGCTCGCGCCGGGTGGTGGCCCGGCGAGGTACTCCAGCAAGCGTTCGCGCACGATGAGCAAGTCGTCGGCCAGTGCGGGGTTGCCGGCGCGTTCGGCGAAGCGGCGGCGATCCCGTTCACGATCGAGGTTAAGCCGATCGGTGGCGAGCAGCTGGTTGTCGACAAGTGCGGAGACGGTGGCCCGCAGGCCATCGCGCAGGACGGGCTCTTCAACCAGGTAACGCACACCATGGACGATGATTTCGAAGGCATCACCGCGCATCGGCCACCTCCAGGCGGATGATGCGCCGGCGGCTGCGAGGGACTGGTGCGTCCGGCGGACGTGCGGGTGCGTAGCGCGCGACGGAACGCGCGATCTTAGCGAGCTCGCGCTCGTCAAGTGGCGGCCGGCAGCGTGAGGCGTTCAGAATCCGCAGGCACGCCAGGATTTCTGGCTCGGTGCAGCCGCGCCGGCGGAGCGTGCCGGCAAGCGAGGTGAGCCAGCGGTTGCGTTCCCCTTCGCCGATCGTCGGTGGGAGTTCCTTGCTGCTCTGGCCAGGATGCCGGCGCGCCTGGTGGGCCAGCGGCAGCAGCCAGTCCGGCAACGGTGCGAGCGGCAGGTCGGCAATATGGGCGCCCGTGTCCCAGAAGTAGCGCCCGGCCGCGCTCCGGCTCGGCGGGAGAACAACCTGCGCACCAGCCGCTTTGAGTTCGAGTCCTGGCGCAAGCGTCACGGTGGGCACATCTGGTGGCGCAATAAAGTGGTAGTGGGCTCCCCCACCGCCAGTTAGGCCGGTTGGCGTTGGCGGCAGCGGCTCGTGCGTGGCCTCGAGATCGGCGAGTGCCTCGTCACCCGCCATGGCGCGGATCGACGTCGAGCACAACATGGCCACCGCCGAGCGCAACGCCGACGTTGGCCAGTGGCCACCGCTGCCACCAGGCCGCGATCGTGGCGGGGTCGCGCGTCGCTCGTCGTGGCCAGTCGGCGAGAATCGGATGTTTCCCCGCGGAGCGGCATGACGGATGACCACAGGAGCAGTGGCCAGCATCGTCCACCCAGTGGAGCGGGATGAGCGGCCAGCCGCGTTGCACGACATACCAGGCGGCAGCCTGCGCGAGCGTGGCGGTGGTATCCTTTTCATAACCACCAGCGACAACCCGCTGCACCGCCGCCCCGGGAACCGGCCGGGGCGGGTTCATCGTTCGACCTCCAGCCGCGCCCAGATTTCCTCTTCCGTCAGCCCCAAGGCTGCCGCGAGTGCTTTCGTTGGTACCCGGTAGCGACGGCCGCCGACGCGGACGATCGGAACGCCGGGGGCAAGTTCGTTTTGCCACCGAGCAAGCTCGTAGGCTAACGTGCGGCCGACGCCTAACAACCGGGCAGCCTGGGTCACGCTGACTGTTGCTGGTCGGGGTGTTGTGGTGTATGGTGTTGCCACGGTGCGTCCTCCTTTCGCTGATCGATCCTCTCCATCGATCAGCGTACCGGACGCACCTAGCTTTACGTCAAGGCTTGATTTTGGCGTGATTTCGCTTGATAGAGGCTTGATGCTCGCGCGAGCACCATCAAGCCTCCGCGCTGCTCAGCGCTGCCAGGCGC is a window of Thermorudis peleae DNA encoding:
- a CDS encoding VRR-NUC domain-containing protein, with the protein product MRRLLGWQVYHTWISVRSPAGFPDLVLAKPGRPLILTELKTERGKLSPAQEAWLAVLQQVPGIIVRVWRPSDWDEIVAALQGAGASEAHAHPWCMDLRLFSCRCMLFFRL
- a CDS encoding DUF1917 domain-containing protein; the encoded protein is MMTTRTRTPSEWCYAPGVERLNPQQAGFWRSILRPSYAGRVWDKVSAAVRAGDLGPAARLKPIAGGRRYELRIYVADVGDRDAVLRIRRVLRFRLGFVRPISCYDWHGRRRWLDPGARETTPRELWRRHTHPEASRFRRGFDEVPSCVGCSAGRSIIPGFRCARQRASQIWCSPSQAGR
- a CDS encoding primase C-terminal domain-containing protein, whose translation is MAGDEALADLEATHEPLPPTPTGLTGGGGAHYHFIAPPDVPTVTLAPGLELKAAGAQVVLPPSRSAAGRYFWDTGAHIADLPLAPLPDWLLPLAHQARRHPGQSSKELPPTIGEGERNRWLTSLAGTLRRRGCTEPEILACLRILNASRCRPPLDERELAKIARSVARYAPARPPDAPVPRSRRRIIRLEVADAR
- a CDS encoding bifunctional DNA primase/polymerase, which gives rise to MNPPRPVPGAAVQRVVAGGYEKDTTATLAQAAAWYVVQRGWPLIPLHWVDDAGHCSCGHPSCRSAGKHPILADWPRRATRDPATIAAWWQRWPLANVGVALGGGHVVLDVDPRHGG
- a CDS encoding helix-turn-helix domain-containing protein, with amino-acid sequence MATPYTTTPRPATVSVTQAARLLGVGRTLAYELARWQNELAPGVPIVRVGGRRYRVPTKALAAALGLTEEEIWARLEVER